A window from Nocardioides mesophilus encodes these proteins:
- a CDS encoding PqqD family protein: MSPVPDDALVLRRHGTPIVEEVEVDGETVVYDSRSGSLHLLDPVGSLIWAALDGVTTLGEVSDELARVFGGRSSDVHADVTAFADRLLDLDLVDRVAGS, from the coding sequence ATGTCACCTGTCCCGGACGACGCGCTGGTGCTCCGCCGGCACGGCACGCCGATCGTGGAGGAGGTCGAGGTGGACGGCGAGACCGTGGTCTACGACAGCCGCAGCGGAAGCCTGCACCTGCTGGACCCGGTGGGCAGCCTGATCTGGGCGGCGCTCGACGGCGTCACCACCCTCGGCGAGGTGAGCGACGAGCTGGCCCGGGTCTTCGGCGGGCGCAGCTCCGACGTGCACGCCGACGTCACCGCGTTCGCGGACCGGCTCCTCGACCTCGACCTGGTCGACCGGGTGGCCGGCTCGTGA
- a CDS encoding response regulator transcription factor, translated as MMRIAVAADRPIVLLGLRLALGREFAGSVIEPVTSAAQCLAVVARAHPDLTVVDVQLPSHALRQLCEALHESRTRSIFLTDSQPGALELVEARADAVVSHREGLPGVVRACRTVAEGDMYVSTTLLVGVLHGLIDRQRRGPHSRPAVERLSQRERQVLALLGAGCDQTEIARTLDIAPETAKTHIRHVLTKLGVRSRVEAAALANEIGFEVAVEVEVDRREPLDV; from the coding sequence ATGATGCGTATCGCCGTGGCGGCCGACCGCCCCATCGTCCTGCTCGGTCTGCGACTGGCTCTCGGCCGCGAGTTCGCCGGCTCGGTCATCGAGCCGGTGACCAGCGCGGCCCAGTGCCTGGCGGTCGTCGCCCGGGCGCACCCGGACCTCACCGTCGTCGACGTCCAGCTGCCCTCGCACGCGCTGCGCCAGCTCTGCGAGGCGTTGCACGAGTCGCGGACCCGGAGCATCTTCCTGACCGACAGCCAGCCGGGAGCCCTGGAGCTGGTGGAGGCGCGGGCAGATGCCGTGGTCTCCCACCGGGAGGGGCTGCCCGGGGTCGTGCGGGCGTGCCGCACGGTCGCCGAGGGCGACATGTACGTCTCCACCACGTTGCTCGTCGGCGTGCTGCACGGTCTCATCGACCGGCAGCGCCGTGGTCCGCACAGCCGACCGGCCGTCGAGCGACTCAGCCAACGCGAGCGCCAGGTGCTGGCGCTGCTCGGCGCGGGCTGCGACCAGACCGAGATCGCCCGGACGCTCGACATCGCGCCGGAGACCGCGAAGACGCACATCCGGCACGTGCTGACGAAGCTCGGCGTGCGCTCACGGGTCGAGGCGGCGGCGCTGGCCAACGAGATCGGGTTCGAGGTCGCGGTCGAGGTCGAGGTCGACCGTCGTGAGCCCCTCGACGTCTGA
- a CDS encoding helix-turn-helix transcriptional regulator, whose protein sequence is MRTKKPSVVVAPWSTLEADCLALTLESLHLTPVAAPLHSSVAIVIALPRGQRFTAQDLAKQTQPWKLPTLLLVDAVEPWTIALGRAVSATAVVSWDSPQPTFAQAIRSLVEGRPTPHLGGPVVDDPFVELTEREREVIALVALGDHDDEIADRLRISPHTARAHVQHSLTKLDVTNRHAAAALARGSGIMRSRLQDLRALGVEARTGA, encoded by the coding sequence ATGAGAACCAAGAAACCGTCCGTGGTCGTGGCCCCGTGGTCGACCCTGGAGGCCGACTGCCTGGCGCTGACCCTCGAGAGTCTGCACCTGACCCCGGTGGCCGCGCCGTTGCACTCGTCGGTGGCGATCGTGATCGCACTGCCGCGCGGGCAACGGTTCACCGCGCAGGACCTCGCCAAGCAGACCCAGCCGTGGAAGCTGCCGACGCTGCTGCTCGTGGACGCGGTCGAACCCTGGACGATCGCGTTGGGCCGGGCCGTCAGCGCCACCGCGGTGGTCAGCTGGGACAGCCCGCAACCCACCTTCGCGCAGGCGATCCGCAGCCTCGTCGAGGGGCGGCCGACGCCGCACCTCGGCGGCCCGGTCGTCGACGACCCCTTCGTGGAGCTCACCGAGCGGGAGCGCGAGGTGATCGCGCTGGTCGCCCTGGGCGACCACGACGACGAGATCGCGGACCGGTTGCGGATCAGTCCGCACACGGCCCGCGCACACGTGCAGCACTCGCTGACCAAGCTCGACGTCACGAACCGACACGCAGCCGCAGCCCTTGCCCGCGGGAGCGGCATCATGCGCTCGCGACTGCAGGACCTGCGCGCCCTCGGGGTCGAGGCGAGGACAGGGGCATGA
- a CDS encoding DegT/DnrJ/EryC1/StrS family aminotransferase, producing the protein MTILQKSADAPATLGGTPAFPEGLALMRPTLPDLPALERRLGQILESGLLTSGPTVAELEERVAERLGVAHVVAVSSCTSGLALTLQALGVHDAVVMPSFTFSASAHAVMWAGAEPRFVDIEAGTLCVDPDEVWAGVDGASAITATHIYGTPCRTEALEEVAREAGVPLVFDAAHGLGSSRAGRPVGGFGTAEVFSLSPTKVMVAGEGGLVATNDAGLAETVRLGRNYGNPGDYDCLFAGLNARMSELHAAIGLHSLRFLDEHVARRNELVDDFWSGLADLRGLSRPVVEEGDVSTYKDLTVVVDPDVLGLDVPGFARALDAEGIDTRRYYSPSIHEQRAYRHLPQRDLPVTEEMSQRVLSLPLWSHMTDQQMTGMRDAVARIARHADQIRATEGDVT; encoded by the coding sequence GTGACGATCCTGCAGAAGAGTGCCGACGCACCCGCGACGCTCGGAGGGACCCCGGCGTTCCCCGAGGGCCTAGCCCTGATGCGACCGACCCTGCCCGACCTTCCCGCGCTGGAGCGGAGGCTGGGACAGATCCTGGAGTCGGGACTGCTCACGAGCGGGCCGACGGTGGCCGAGCTGGAGGAGCGTGTCGCGGAGCGTCTCGGCGTCGCGCACGTGGTCGCCGTGAGCAGCTGCACCAGCGGGCTGGCGCTGACCCTGCAGGCGCTCGGCGTCCACGACGCCGTCGTGATGCCGAGCTTCACGTTCTCGGCCAGTGCGCACGCCGTGATGTGGGCGGGGGCGGAACCCCGCTTCGTCGACATCGAGGCCGGCACGCTGTGCGTCGACCCCGACGAGGTCTGGGCCGGGGTCGACGGGGCGTCCGCGATCACCGCGACGCACATCTACGGCACACCGTGCCGCACGGAGGCGCTCGAGGAGGTGGCGCGCGAGGCCGGCGTCCCTCTCGTCTTCGACGCCGCCCACGGCCTGGGATCGAGCCGGGCGGGCCGTCCCGTGGGCGGCTTCGGCACGGCCGAGGTCTTCAGCCTCAGCCCGACCAAGGTGATGGTGGCCGGCGAGGGCGGCCTGGTCGCGACCAACGACGCGGGGCTCGCCGAAACCGTCCGCCTCGGCCGCAACTACGGCAACCCCGGCGACTACGACTGCCTCTTCGCCGGCCTGAACGCGCGGATGTCGGAGCTGCACGCCGCCATCGGGCTGCACTCCCTGCGGTTCCTCGACGAGCACGTCGCGCGACGCAACGAGCTCGTCGACGACTTCTGGTCCGGGCTCGCGGACCTGCGGGGGCTCAGCCGCCCCGTCGTCGAGGAGGGGGACGTCTCGACGTACAAGGACCTGACGGTGGTGGTCGACCCGGACGTGCTGGGGCTGGACGTGCCCGGGTTCGCCCGGGCACTCGACGCGGAGGGCATCGACACCCGGCGCTACTACAGCCCGAGCATCCACGAGCAGCGTGCCTACCGGCACCTTCCGCAGCGGGACCTCCCTGTGACCGAGGAGATGTCCCAGCGCGTGCTCTCGCTGCCGCTGTGGTCCCACATGACCGACCAGCAGATGACCGGGATGCGCGACGCGGTGGCACGCATCGCCCGGCACGCCGACCAGATCCGTGCCACCGAGGGGGATGTGACGTGA
- a CDS encoding GNAT family N-acetyltransferase has product MTTTDAGATEISVRPAHQEDETEILGLMTDALGGGPTGQNTPEFFRWKHRDNPFGVSAGLLAHAEDRLVGVRLFLRWRLQSGPTTLRAVRAVDTATAPDHQGRGIFKRLTLGLLAELDRVDDVDLVFNTPNANSRPGYLSMGWQPVGILPVRLSPVHPVAMARGARAARATTASAARRGALPPAPASPARLPRCPFEPAGQVLADLGPEVCRLLEEARTPTGLHTPRSFEYLLWRYGQAPGLDYRCVVVESGGRPTGLAFGRMRARGPLTEFTVADLVVADGDTRSCRRLLAAARHSGADHVTVRTPPGSVEAGLGAAPGFLPVPGQGVGLVVNPRRRLDVDVLTPRTWQLPLGDLEVF; this is encoded by the coding sequence GTGACCACGACCGATGCCGGCGCCACCGAGATCAGCGTCCGCCCGGCCCACCAGGAGGACGAGACGGAGATCCTGGGGTTGATGACCGACGCCCTCGGCGGAGGGCCGACCGGCCAGAACACGCCGGAGTTCTTCCGGTGGAAGCACCGTGACAACCCGTTCGGGGTCTCCGCCGGCCTGCTGGCGCACGCAGAGGACCGCCTGGTCGGGGTCCGGCTGTTCCTGCGGTGGCGGCTGCAGTCCGGGCCCACCACGTTGCGGGCGGTCCGAGCTGTCGACACCGCGACGGCGCCGGACCACCAGGGCCGCGGCATCTTCAAGCGCCTCACCCTGGGTCTCCTCGCCGAGCTGGACCGTGTCGACGACGTCGACCTCGTGTTCAACACGCCGAACGCCAACAGCCGCCCCGGTTACCTGTCCATGGGCTGGCAGCCCGTCGGCATCCTGCCGGTGCGCCTGTCACCGGTGCACCCGGTGGCGATGGCCCGCGGTGCCCGCGCAGCCCGGGCGACCACCGCCTCTGCGGCACGTCGGGGGGCGCTGCCGCCCGCCCCAGCTTCACCGGCGCGGCTGCCGCGATGCCCGTTCGAGCCGGCCGGGCAGGTGCTCGCCGACCTCGGGCCCGAGGTGTGCAGGCTGCTCGAGGAGGCTCGCACTCCCACGGGCCTGCACACCCCCCGCAGCTTCGAGTACCTGCTGTGGCGGTACGGGCAGGCTCCCGGGCTGGACTACCGGTGCGTGGTCGTCGAGTCCGGCGGCCGTCCGACGGGACTGGCCTTCGGCCGGATGCGGGCACGCGGTCCGCTCACCGAGTTCACGGTGGCGGACCTGGTGGTCGCCGACGGGGACACGCGCTCCTGCCGGCGGCTGCTGGCTGCCGCGCGACACTCGGGCGCCGACCACGTCACGGTGCGCACTCCGCCGGGCTCCGTCGAGGCCGGCCTCGGTGCTGCGCCGGGGTTCCTGCCGGTGCCCGGGCAGGGCGTGGGCCTGGTGGTCAACCCGCGCCGCCGCCTCGACGTCGACGTGCTGACGCCCCGGACCTGGCAGCTTCCCCTCGGCGACCTCGAGGTGTTCTGA
- a CDS encoding nucleotidyltransferase family protein translates to MPTWSESGHYSPAVRAVAAYGLAGTVLELPSEPLGDPAFAGLHANVRQQKLTGLFWAAIRGGALPVTDEQRDQAEEIHIRASVAILMLEDLLVRTVTALDDAGIPVRVLKGPVSARLDHTDVSHRAYGDIDLLVPSSSYYDAVRLLESQGCRRSYPEPRPGFDQRFGKGTAMRTPAGLEIDLHRTFTMGPYGGLLDLDGLWRESEPFSLGGRTMHALPREARLLHACYHAALGDRRPQLVPLRDVAQILLTREIDWSRFRELMRNSRGEAVVARAIRTSWNELRLADVLQASAWASAHRSTRREASHLSVYGASSSYAARSFAAVRTLPIRQRPRYVLSLALPERSYLEDRHSGLMSRLRHGVTEIRANRSEQ, encoded by the coding sequence GTGCCGACCTGGTCCGAGAGCGGTCACTACTCCCCTGCCGTGCGTGCCGTCGCGGCCTACGGGCTCGCCGGGACGGTGCTCGAGCTGCCCTCGGAACCCCTGGGCGACCCCGCCTTCGCCGGTTTGCACGCGAACGTCCGGCAGCAGAAGCTGACCGGGCTCTTCTGGGCGGCGATCCGCGGCGGCGCGCTGCCGGTCACCGACGAGCAGCGCGACCAGGCCGAGGAGATCCACATCCGCGCCTCTGTGGCGATCCTGATGCTGGAGGACCTCCTGGTGCGCACCGTCACCGCGCTCGACGACGCCGGCATCCCGGTCCGGGTCCTCAAGGGGCCGGTCTCGGCCCGGCTCGACCACACCGACGTCAGCCACCGCGCCTACGGGGACATCGACCTGCTGGTCCCGAGCTCCTCCTACTACGACGCGGTCCGGCTGCTGGAGTCGCAGGGGTGCCGGCGCAGCTATCCCGAGCCGCGGCCCGGCTTCGACCAGCGCTTCGGCAAAGGCACGGCGATGCGGACGCCCGCCGGGCTGGAGATCGACCTGCACCGGACCTTCACGATGGGACCGTACGGCGGGCTTCTCGACCTCGACGGACTGTGGCGCGAGAGCGAGCCGTTCTCGCTCGGTGGCCGCACGATGCATGCCCTCCCGCGCGAGGCCCGGCTGCTGCACGCCTGCTACCACGCCGCGCTCGGCGATCGCCGTCCGCAGCTGGTGCCGTTACGTGACGTGGCGCAGATCCTGCTGACTCGGGAGATCGACTGGAGCCGCTTCCGCGAGCTGATGCGCAACAGCCGGGGCGAGGCCGTGGTGGCGCGAGCGATCCGGACCAGCTGGAACGAGCTTCGGCTCGCCGACGTGCTGCAGGCGAGCGCCTGGGCCAGCGCCCACCGGAGCACCCGCCGCGAGGCGTCGCACCTCTCGGTCTACGGCGCGTCCTCGAGCTACGCGGCCCGCTCCTTCGCGGCGGTGCGCACCCTCCCGATCCGGCAGCGGCCGCGCTACGTGCTGTCGCTGGCGCTGCCCGAGCGCTCCTACCTGGAGGACCGGCACTCGGGCCTGATGAGCCGGCTCCGTCACGGCGTCACCGAGATCCGCGCGAACAGGAGCGAGCAGTGA